A genomic window from Rhodococcus sp. KBS0724 includes:
- a CDS encoding NAD(P)/FAD-dependent oxidoreductase — protein MSRASVSAAVGSDHVDGHPASPEWDVVVVGAGFAGLYALHRLRAQGLRVQVLEAGDGVGGTWYWNRYPGARCDVQSMEYSYSFDEGLQNDWEWTERFATQPEILRYIEHVADRLDLRKDIEFGVRVAGAEFDESGSRWTVRTADGSARTARFVVMATGCLSSARVPDFAGLETFGGDWYHSGDWPHEGVDLTGKRVAVIGTGSSGVQLIPLVAEQAAHTTVFQRTPNFVMPARNAPLTDEFTEDFKAHYPQLREQARYAPGGILRNLREQSALDESPEQRQERYEAHWESGGPDIVGAYGDLLRNAESNETLAEFIRGKIAEIVTDPERAALLSPHYAVGAKRIALGTNYYETYNREDVTLVDVAASPLERITSAGIKTADAEYEFDVIVFATGFDAMTGALLRVDFRGENGVTLQDKWHAGPRTLLGVATAGFPNLFTVTGPGSPSVISNVLMSVEQHVEWITDYIEYLTARGHTYAAAVVADEDDWVQRVQDAASGTLYLTANSWYLGANVPGKPRVFMPYVGGVGNFRRHCEKVAANDYEGFVSR, from the coding sequence ATGTCTCGAGCATCGGTTTCTGCGGCAGTGGGTAGCGATCACGTAGATGGTCATCCGGCCTCGCCGGAGTGGGACGTCGTCGTGGTGGGCGCCGGGTTCGCGGGCCTTTACGCACTGCATCGTTTGCGCGCACAGGGATTGCGAGTGCAGGTGCTCGAAGCCGGAGACGGCGTCGGTGGAACCTGGTACTGGAACCGATACCCCGGCGCACGCTGCGACGTGCAGAGTATGGAGTACTCGTACTCGTTCGACGAAGGCTTGCAGAATGACTGGGAGTGGACCGAGCGGTTCGCTACTCAGCCCGAGATTCTGCGGTACATCGAGCATGTCGCGGACCGACTGGACTTGCGCAAGGACATCGAGTTCGGAGTTCGGGTTGCGGGCGCGGAGTTCGACGAGAGCGGTTCTCGGTGGACGGTCCGCACTGCGGACGGAAGTGCTCGGACTGCGCGATTCGTCGTAATGGCGACCGGGTGCCTGTCCTCGGCGAGGGTTCCGGACTTCGCAGGTCTCGAGACCTTCGGTGGCGACTGGTATCACTCCGGTGACTGGCCGCACGAGGGCGTCGACCTGACAGGTAAGCGAGTCGCGGTGATCGGTACCGGGTCTTCCGGCGTCCAGTTGATTCCGCTGGTTGCCGAGCAGGCTGCGCACACGACCGTATTCCAGCGCACGCCGAACTTCGTGATGCCCGCGCGGAACGCGCCGCTGACGGACGAGTTCACCGAGGACTTCAAGGCCCACTATCCGCAATTGCGTGAACAGGCGCGGTATGCGCCCGGTGGTATTCTGCGAAACCTGCGCGAGCAGTCCGCGCTCGATGAGTCTCCTGAGCAGCGGCAGGAGCGATACGAGGCACATTGGGAGAGTGGAGGTCCCGACATCGTCGGTGCCTACGGAGACCTGTTGCGCAATGCGGAATCCAACGAAACGCTTGCCGAGTTCATTCGCGGCAAGATTGCCGAAATTGTCACCGATCCGGAGCGTGCCGCCCTGCTGAGTCCGCACTATGCGGTGGGCGCCAAACGAATTGCGCTGGGTACCAACTACTACGAGACATACAATCGTGAGGATGTCACGCTCGTCGATGTCGCGGCGTCACCGCTCGAGCGGATCACCTCCGCAGGCATCAAGACGGCCGATGCAGAGTACGAATTCGACGTCATCGTCTTCGCCACAGGATTCGACGCGATGACAGGTGCCTTACTGCGGGTGGATTTCCGCGGCGAGAACGGGGTGACATTGCAGGACAAGTGGCATGCCGGTCCGCGCACCCTGCTTGGCGTTGCGACAGCGGGTTTTCCCAACCTGTTCACTGTCACCGGTCCGGGCAGTCCTTCGGTGATCAGTAACGTTCTGATGTCTGTCGAGCAGCACGTCGAGTGGATCACTGACTACATCGAATACCTGACGGCGCGAGGCCACACCTATGCGGCCGCAGTCGTGGCAGACGAGGACGATTGGGTTCAGCGGGTCCAGGACGCGGCGTCGGGCACTCTGTATCTGACCGCGAACT